One Coregonus clupeaformis isolate EN_2021a chromosome 33, ASM2061545v1, whole genome shotgun sequence DNA window includes the following coding sequences:
- the LOC121549028 gene encoding gamma-aminobutyric acid receptor subunit rho-2-like isoform X2: protein MRPAFAGPAVPVGVDVQVESLDSISEVDMDFTMTLYLRHYWKDERLSFPSTTNKSMTFDGRLVKKIWVPDVFFVHSKRSFIHDTTTENIMLRVFPDGHVLYSLRVTVTAACNMDFSRFPLDSQTCTLELESYAYTDEDLMLYWKSGDESLSTDDRISLSQFLIQKFHTTSRLAFYSSTGWYNRLYINFTLRRHIFFFLLQTYFPATLMVMLSWVSFWIDRRAVPARVSLGITTVLTMSTIITGVNASMPRVSYIKAVDIYLWVSFVFVFLSVLEYAAVNYLTTLRDGKDRKLREKAREQSLGLVRDQSLPCTCGMSHTGTMMVDGTYSEADTNSLAGYTRAPAPEDPPEKQERMVVHISLDNESTATKKKARFRNFSFMKNTHAIDTYSRMIFPGSYIIFNLIYWSVYC from the exons GACTTCACCATGACTCTGTATCTGAGGCACTACTGGAAAGACGAGAGGCTGTCCTTTCCCAGCACAACCAATAAGAGCATGACGTTCGACGGACGCCTGGTCAAGAAGATCTGGGTGCCTGATGTGTTCTTCGTCCACTCCAAGAGGTCGTTCATTCACGACACCACCACGGAGAACATCATGCTCAGGGTGTTCCCAGACGGACACGTTCTCTACAGTCTCAG GGTGACGGTTACTGCTGCCTGTAACATGGACTTCAGTCGTTTCCCTCTGGATTCACAGACCTGCACGTTAGAGCTGGAGAGCT ATGCTTACACGGATGAGGACCTCATGCTGTACTGGAAGAGTGGGGATGAGTCCCTGAGCACGGATGACAGGATCTCTCTGTCTCAGTTCCTCATCCAGAAGTTTCACACTACCTCCAGACTGGCTTTCTACAGCAGCACAG GCTGGTACAACCGTCTGTACATCAACTTCACCCTGCGACGCCACATCTTCTTCTTCCTGCTCCAGACCTACTTCCCTGCCACTCTGATGGTCATGTTGTCTTGGGTTTCCTTCTGGATCGACCGTCGGGCCGTACCGGCCAGGGTCTCATTAG GTATCACCACAGTGCTCACCATGTCCACCATCATCACTGGAGTCAATGCCTCCATGCCCAGGGTTTCCTACATCAAAGCTGTGGATATTTACCTCTGGGTCAGTTTTGTGTTTGTGTTCCTATCGGTGCTGGAATATGCTGCCGTCAACTATCTGACAACGTTGAGGGATGGGAAAGATCGGAAGCTCAGGGAAAAGGCCAGAGAGCAG TCTCTGGGCCTGGTGAGAGACCAG TCGCTCCCCTGCACATGTGGCATGTCCCACACCGGGACCATGATGGTGGATGGGACCTACAGCGAGGCCGACACCAACAGTCTAGCCGGGTACACCAGGGCCCCCGCTCCCGAGGACCCCCCGGAGAAGCAGGAGCGCATGGTGGTGCACATCTCCTTGGACAACGAATCCACGGCAACCAAGAAGAAGGCGCGCTTCCGCAACTTCAGTTTCATGAAGAACACCCACGCCATAGACACCTACTCCCGCATGATCTTTCCTGGATCCTACATCATCTTCAACCTCATCTACTGGTCTGTGTACTGCTGA
- the LOC121549028 gene encoding gamma-aminobutyric acid receptor subunit rho-2-like isoform X3 — protein sequence MARPAVPVGVDVQVESLDSISEVDMDFTMTLYLRHYWKDERLSFPSTTNKSMTFDGRLVKKIWVPDVFFVHSKRSFIHDTTTENIMLRVFPDGHVLYSLRVTVTAACNMDFSRFPLDSQTCTLELESYAYTDEDLMLYWKSGDESLSTDDRISLSQFLIQKFHTTSRLAFYSSTGWYNRLYINFTLRRHIFFFLLQTYFPATLMVMLSWVSFWIDRRAVPARVSLGITTVLTMSTIITGVNASMPRVSYIKAVDIYLWVSFVFVFLSVLEYAAVNYLTTLRDGKDRKLREKAREQSLGLVRDQSLPCTCGMSHTGTMMVDGTYSEADTNSLAGYTRAPAPEDPPEKQERMVVHISLDNESTATKKKARFRNFSFMKNTHAIDTYSRMIFPGSYIIFNLIYWSVYC from the exons GACTTCACCATGACTCTGTATCTGAGGCACTACTGGAAAGACGAGAGGCTGTCCTTTCCCAGCACAACCAATAAGAGCATGACGTTCGACGGACGCCTGGTCAAGAAGATCTGGGTGCCTGATGTGTTCTTCGTCCACTCCAAGAGGTCGTTCATTCACGACACCACCACGGAGAACATCATGCTCAGGGTGTTCCCAGACGGACACGTTCTCTACAGTCTCAG GGTGACGGTTACTGCTGCCTGTAACATGGACTTCAGTCGTTTCCCTCTGGATTCACAGACCTGCACGTTAGAGCTGGAGAGCT ATGCTTACACGGATGAGGACCTCATGCTGTACTGGAAGAGTGGGGATGAGTCCCTGAGCACGGATGACAGGATCTCTCTGTCTCAGTTCCTCATCCAGAAGTTTCACACTACCTCCAGACTGGCTTTCTACAGCAGCACAG GCTGGTACAACCGTCTGTACATCAACTTCACCCTGCGACGCCACATCTTCTTCTTCCTGCTCCAGACCTACTTCCCTGCCACTCTGATGGTCATGTTGTCTTGGGTTTCCTTCTGGATCGACCGTCGGGCCGTACCGGCCAGGGTCTCATTAG GTATCACCACAGTGCTCACCATGTCCACCATCATCACTGGAGTCAATGCCTCCATGCCCAGGGTTTCCTACATCAAAGCTGTGGATATTTACCTCTGGGTCAGTTTTGTGTTTGTGTTCCTATCGGTGCTGGAATATGCTGCCGTCAACTATCTGACAACGTTGAGGGATGGGAAAGATCGGAAGCTCAGGGAAAAGGCCAGAGAGCAG TCTCTGGGCCTGGTGAGAGACCAG TCGCTCCCCTGCACATGTGGCATGTCCCACACCGGGACCATGATGGTGGATGGGACCTACAGCGAGGCCGACACCAACAGTCTAGCCGGGTACACCAGGGCCCCCGCTCCCGAGGACCCCCCGGAGAAGCAGGAGCGCATGGTGGTGCACATCTCCTTGGACAACGAATCCACGGCAACCAAGAAGAAGGCGCGCTTCCGCAACTTCAGTTTCATGAAGAACACCCACGCCATAGACACCTACTCCCGCATGATCTTTCCTGGATCCTACATCATCTTCAACCTCATCTACTGGTCTGTGTACTGCTGA